The proteins below come from a single Branchiostoma floridae strain S238N-H82 chromosome 5, Bfl_VNyyK, whole genome shotgun sequence genomic window:
- the LOC118415739 gene encoding uncharacterized protein LOC118415739 (The sequence of the model RefSeq protein was modified relative to this genomic sequence to represent the inferred CDS: added 11 bases not found in genome assembly), with product MIKKKKLLSGSETPTPTWKKIQLYYFKKLGPDLCILRHNCSAVHVSSKDSLLPLPLYYRKLILTWYEMKPVQNVNDIEVNQVNWQLLWNNACISYKGNMLYFKKWIRRHILYVNDIVDDQGNFISFDDVKAIVGNDAHVLLQYHALINSIPKQWKGVSRLDNEESPSIKLCGKDIRLLDSIFFKNFCIMQYQAVPVSQNFWEKRFPMYDFRSISWHVLWKSPFLTTKEPKLISLQWKILHNIYPTKILLHKMRIVENNKCIFCDIIEYIEHFFFDCKIVKPLWDYVESLFSYSISLTVHDIMFGYNPHMLNKFRYINELLLVAKLSIVKYKSTVSSPNSLCQDAEIIVKIFKSECILRNMI from the coding sequence aaaaaaattgttatccgGTAGTGAAACTCCTACTCCTACatggaagaagatacaactgtaTTATTTTAAGAAGTTAGGACCTGATCTTTGTATATTGAGACATAACTGCTCGGCAGTCCATGTGTCATCTAAAGATTCACTGTTGCCCTTACCTCTCTATTACCGTAAACTCATACTTACTTGGTATGAAATGAAACCTGTACAGAATGTCAATGATATTGAGGTAAATCAAGTAAATTGGCAATTGTTATGGAACAATGCTTGTATAAGTTACAAGGGCAACATGCTTTATTTTAAGAAATGGATTAGACGACATATtctttatgtaaatgatattgtgGATGATCAGGGTAACTTTATAtcttttgatgatgtaaaagctattgttggtaatgatgcacatgtattactacagtatcatgctttaatcaattcaattcccaaacaatggaaaggTGTTTCTCGATTAGACAACGAAGAATCTCCTAGTATCAAACTCTGTGGTAAAGACATCCGCTTACTAGACTCTATCTTCTTTAAGAATTTCTGTATCATGCAATACCAAGCAGTCCCAGTCTCACAGAATTTCTGGGAGAAACGATTTCCTATGTACgattttcgttccatttcttggcatgtactatggaaatctcccttcttgaccactaaagaacccaaacttattagtttgcaatggaagatcttgcataatatttatccgACCAAAATACTGTTGCATAAGAtgagaattgtagaaaataataagtgtattttttgcgatattatagaatatatagagcattttttctttgactgtaaaattgttaaaccattatgggattatgtggaaagtttgtttagttattccatatctctcactgtacatgacattatgTTTGGATACAACCCTCATATGTTAAACAAGTTTCGGTACATCAATGAACTGCTGCTAGTTGCGAAACtatccattgtaaaatataagtcTACAGTGTCATCCCCGAATTCACTATGTCAAGATGCAGAAATCAttgtgaaaattttcaaatcagaatgtattcttagaaatatgatataa
- the LOC118415741 gene encoding calmodulin-4-like, with protein sequence MAENIEALFDKYDVNKDGSISAQELLNLVKDMGLPWSNKLVNAMIRERQLNADVKMDLDDFPRVVKALEEIKKSLHNPRGTREAMMAVFNDIDKNGDGFLSTDELREGMASVVGMELSREAIAELFRGADSDMDGRVDIMEFVKMVTSFF encoded by the exons ATGGCGGAGAACATCGAGGCACTGTTCGACAAGTACGACGTGAACAAGGACGGCTCCATCTCTGCACAGGAGCTGCTGAACCTGGTCAAGGACATGGGCCTGCCCTGGAGCAACAAACTAGTTAAC GCTATGATCAGGGAGCGCCAACTCAATGCTGATGTGAAGATGGATTTGGACGACTTTCCACGAGTTGTAAAAGCTttggaagaaataaagaagTCTTTACACAACCCACGGGGAACCAGGGAGGCCATGATGGCGGTGTTCAATGATATAGACAAG AACGGAGACGGTTTCCTGAGCACGGATGAGTTGAGGGAAGGCATGGCCAGCGTCGTCGGCATGGAACTGTCACGTGAGGCCATCGCTGAGCTGTTCCGGGGCGCCGATAGTGACATGGACGGCCGAGTGGACATCATGGAGTTTGTAAAGATGGTCACAAGTTTCTTCTGA